The following are from one region of the Paenibacillus sp. KS-LC4 genome:
- the coxB gene encoding cytochrome c oxidase subunit II: MMNRWQFLKRLTPLLALMVLVLSACGRADLSALNPQGPVAQEQFGLMKLAFSIMIGVVVVVFALCLFVIVRFRRRRGDKSIPKQVEGSHKLEIIWTVIPIILLIILGVPTVQSVFNLSKDHSNDPDAVKVIVTSHQYWWEFEYPELGIKTAQELVIPKGKIITIEAKTADVLHSFWVPSLAGKIDTNPGGNANRMYFSAPKEGVYLGKCAELCGPSHGLMDFKVKSVDDASFDRWAAALQKPVAMPSDPVVAAAFESKCLVCHAVGDKGGPLYPNLTGIGSRDSVGGILINTDDPKYSNEGSTYDNLHRWIENPDDIKPGNLMGKIDLTQQELDGIAKYLSELTLDNEK; this comes from the coding sequence TTGATGAATCGGTGGCAGTTTTTAAAACGGCTTACGCCGCTTCTGGCCTTGATGGTATTGGTGCTGTCAGCATGCGGACGAGCAGATTTATCCGCGCTGAATCCCCAGGGGCCCGTAGCGCAAGAGCAATTCGGATTGATGAAGCTCGCATTTTCAATCATGATTGGTGTAGTAGTGGTTGTATTTGCGCTTTGTTTGTTTGTCATTGTTCGTTTTCGCAGACGCAGAGGGGATAAGTCGATTCCCAAGCAGGTCGAAGGTAGCCACAAGCTAGAGATTATTTGGACCGTAATTCCTATTATTCTCTTGATTATTTTGGGTGTTCCTACTGTACAGTCCGTATTTAACCTGTCAAAGGATCATTCAAACGATCCAGATGCGGTTAAAGTTATCGTGACTTCACATCAGTATTGGTGGGAATTCGAGTATCCGGAGCTGGGTATTAAGACTGCACAGGAATTGGTTATTCCGAAAGGCAAGATCATTACGATTGAAGCGAAGACAGCAGACGTGCTTCACTCGTTCTGGGTACCTTCCCTTGCAGGTAAAATTGATACGAATCCTGGCGGCAATGCCAATAGAATGTACTTCTCGGCACCAAAAGAAGGCGTTTACTTGGGAAAATGCGCCGAGCTTTGCGGACCTTCCCACGGCTTGATGGATTTTAAGGTGAAATCGGTTGATGATGCATCGTTCGACCGTTGGGCAGCCGCGCTTCAAAAGCCAGTAGCAATGCCAAGCGATCCGGTAGTTGCCGCTGCTTTCGAAAGCAAATGTCTCGTTTGCCACGCTGTAGGCGACAAAGGCGGACCATTGTATCCGAACCTTACCGGTATCGGAAGTCGTGATTCCGTTGGTGGTATCCTGATTAATACAGATGATCCTAAGTACTCCAATGAAGGTTCCACTTACGACAATCTTCATCGTTGGATTGAAAACCCGGATGACATTAAGCCAGGCAATCTGATGGGCAAGATCGATCTGACGCAGCAAGAGCTTGATGGTATTGCGAAATACTTATCAGAATTAACATTGGATAACGAAAAATAG
- a CDS encoding DUF421 domain-containing protein produces MQDWLEITLRTLSSVVILFGMTKLLGKRQISQLSLFEYITGITMGNIASYVSLDLDNDWYLGIVALSVWVIVSVGFEFATMKSKKLRNFIDGQGTVLIKKGKLLERNLTKERMTLDELLEQLRKKDVYQVADVEFAIMEQSGEINVLLKKEQQPLTAEMLGIQVPEQAEAKTIIMDGKVLVQALREAGLDENWLNKKLREQQVKVKDIFLGQVDDQGGLMLQTGNKIIEPTKPKNPKTQLLQIMKQFEAQLQLQDQLFLDEKDRSDYQSAINKLQALINKK; encoded by the coding sequence ATGCAAGATTGGTTGGAAATTACGCTGCGAACGTTGTCCTCGGTCGTCATATTATTTGGCATGACGAAGCTGCTGGGCAAGCGCCAAATCTCGCAGCTGTCGTTATTTGAGTATATTACCGGCATTACGATGGGCAATATCGCCTCTTATGTTTCGCTTGATCTCGATAATGACTGGTATTTGGGTATTGTGGCTTTATCGGTGTGGGTGATTGTGTCTGTAGGCTTTGAGTTCGCGACGATGAAAAGCAAAAAGCTGCGCAACTTTATAGATGGACAAGGAACGGTGCTTATTAAAAAAGGAAAGCTGCTGGAGAGAAATTTAACCAAGGAGCGTATGACTCTGGACGAGCTGCTTGAGCAGCTGCGCAAAAAGGATGTTTATCAAGTAGCGGATGTGGAGTTTGCCATCATGGAGCAGAGCGGCGAGATCAATGTGCTGCTGAAGAAGGAGCAGCAACCGCTCACCGCCGAAATGCTAGGCATTCAGGTTCCGGAGCAGGCAGAAGCTAAAACCATTATAATGGATGGAAAAGTACTCGTACAGGCGCTGCGCGAGGCAGGCCTTGATGAAAATTGGCTGAACAAAAAGCTGCGTGAGCAGCAAGTAAAAGTAAAGGACATTTTTTTGGGCCAGGTGGACGATCAGGGAGGTCTCATGCTTCAGACGGGCAATAAAATAATTGAGCCGACAAAGCCTAAAAATCCCAAAACGCAGCTTCTTCAGATCATGAAGCAATTTGAGGCTCAACTACAGCTTCAAGATCAGCTGTTTCTTGATGAGAAGGACAGGTCCGACTATCAAAGTGCGATAAACAAGCTGCAAGCGCTAATTAATAAAAAATAG
- a CDS encoding YhcN/YlaJ family sporulation lipoprotein, whose translation MPKNRMLHALLCAALLVCSTTACNYEQRVQNSDYDYGSRQAGDPKMLGSKMYGTTTSNPHQHDNAFFEYSNTLSKKVTALNGVASANVILTDKNAYVGIVLDWTAVGTRGAGGNREQLNGGKPEDAYNTSRVSPLEDNRLLVKPYQSYFSVNDHNELSPELKQTIAKRIRELAPMVQEVHISANMDFVNQMNDYAVESWGGRPLTPHVDAFNTLVKHQFIGGKQMPKPIQSRKIP comes from the coding sequence ATGCCTAAAAATCGAATGCTTCATGCGTTATTATGCGCCGCACTTCTCGTTTGCTCAACTACTGCCTGCAACTACGAGCAGCGGGTACAAAACAGCGACTACGATTATGGCAGCAGACAAGCCGGCGATCCAAAAATGCTGGGCAGCAAAATGTATGGCACGACGACAAGCAATCCGCATCAGCATGACAATGCTTTTTTTGAATACAGCAATACCCTCTCGAAAAAGGTGACGGCTTTAAATGGCGTTGCCTCGGCGAACGTCATACTGACAGACAAAAACGCTTATGTCGGTATTGTGCTTGATTGGACCGCTGTTGGCACAAGAGGCGCTGGCGGCAATCGGGAGCAACTGAACGGCGGGAAGCCGGAGGATGCCTACAACACAAGCCGTGTCAGCCCGCTTGAGGACAATCGTCTGCTCGTCAAGCCCTATCAGTCGTATTTCTCAGTCAACGACCACAATGAGCTGTCGCCAGAGCTTAAACAGACGATCGCCAAGCGTATTCGCGAGCTCGCTCCCATGGTGCAGGAGGTGCACATATCCGCCAATATGGATTTTGTGAACCAAATGAATGATTATGCGGTGGAGTCTTGGGGCGGACGACCGCTGACGCCGCATGTCGATGCTTTTAATACTTTGGTGAAACATCAATTTATCGGCGGCAAGCAAATGCCAAAGCCGATTCAATCCAGAAAAATACCATAA
- a CDS encoding MFS transporter, which yields MRQVILLRAYNYFYFSLFALFLSFLPIYLAERNISATNIGFMLGLGSLIGVVSQPLWGMISDRYKVVKKVLLLLIAISVVIGGMLFRSTELVPLFVGISLMYFFFMPTDPLVESFNYRVSRQYKVNFGSIRMYGALGFAMASSIIGYAGKHYGIGSLAILFLAYGVITLLLCSLLAEVPAASKPIAAKDIGLFLRSRQTLCFLGLVLFLAVPHRMNDNYIGLYIKSLGGDVELVGQAWTVMTIIEVVFFAISHYFIKPGKELAVIAAAASFYALRFALSAVVTDPAGLMWLQLLQGVSFVLFYAASIQYLYAIIPEEWKATGQTVLAVLLFGVSSIVSATFGGWFMDQYGGAKLYGTMALWSLAAMLLCLFIRRKQKKGDLA from the coding sequence ATGAGACAGGTTATACTTTTGCGCGCATACAATTACTTTTATTTCTCGCTGTTTGCCTTATTTCTCTCCTTTCTGCCCATCTATTTGGCTGAACGCAATATCAGCGCGACAAATATTGGATTCATGCTGGGGCTGGGCAGCCTCATAGGCGTCGTATCTCAGCCGCTCTGGGGCATGATTAGCGACCGATATAAAGTAGTCAAAAAGGTTTTGCTGCTGCTAATTGCGATATCCGTCGTAATCGGCGGTATGCTCTTTCGCTCAACAGAGCTGGTGCCGTTGTTTGTAGGAATTAGCCTGATGTATTTTTTCTTCATGCCGACCGACCCTCTCGTTGAAAGCTTCAATTATCGCGTGTCCCGTCAATACAAGGTCAATTTTGGCTCGATTCGGATGTATGGCGCGCTTGGTTTTGCGATGGCATCTTCCATCATTGGCTATGCGGGTAAGCACTATGGCATTGGCAGCTTGGCGATATTGTTTCTGGCTTATGGGGTCATTACCTTGCTGCTGTGCAGTCTGCTTGCAGAAGTGCCGGCAGCCTCCAAGCCGATTGCGGCTAAGGATATCGGCTTGTTTCTCAGAAGCAGGCAGACGCTATGCTTTCTCGGGCTCGTGCTGTTTCTCGCTGTGCCGCACCGGATGAATGATAATTATATCGGCCTCTACATCAAAAGCTTAGGCGGTGATGTAGAGCTGGTCGGGCAAGCCTGGACCGTAATGACGATTATTGAGGTTGTCTTTTTTGCCATAAGCCATTATTTTATTAAACCGGGTAAAGAGCTGGCCGTTATCGCTGCTGCGGCTAGTTTTTATGCGCTGCGCTTTGCGCTGTCTGCTGTCGTCACCGATCCTGCCGGGCTCATGTGGCTGCAGCTGCTGCAAGGCGTCTCCTTTGTGCTTTTTTATGCGGCTTCGATTCAATATTTGTATGCGATTATTCCTGAGGAATGGAAGGCAACGGGGCAGACGGTGCTGGCGGTATTGCTGTTTGGAGTATCCAGCATCGTATCGGCAACCTTCGGGGGATGGTTCATGGATCAGTACGGCGGGGCGAAGCTTTACGGGACGATGGCGCTCTGGTCGCTTGCTGCCATGCTGCTATGTCTGTTCATTAGGCGGAAACAGAAGAAAGGGGACCTTGCTTAA